AGCAGGTGGCCGAGGTCTTCGGCGACTACTACGATCTCGGCATCTCGCACTTTCTCATCCGCGGCTTCGATCCTCTGATCGATACCATCGAATACGGCCGCGAGTTGATTCCGTTGACGCGCGAACTGATCGCCAAGCGTCAGGTCGCCCGCGGCGAGGCCGCGGAATGATCCGGCTCATGCTGGCCGGGGCGCTGCTGTTCGGTTCGATCGACCTTGCAGCAGCGCAAACCACTTTGCGTGTCGGTGATCAGAAGGGCAATGCGCGGGCCGTAATGGAAGCGGCAGGCCAGCTCAACGATGTGCCCTACAAGATCGAGTGGAAGGAGTTTCCTGCGGCCGCGCCGCTGCTCGAAGCGCTGAGCGCCGGTGCGATCGAAACCGGGCTTGTGGGCGACGCGCCCTTCACTTTCGCGGCAGCCTCTGGCGCGCCGGTGAAGGCGATCGCGGCGATCCGGCAGACGCGGGAGGGGCTGGCGATCCTCGTACCCGAGAACTCGGCGATCAAAAGCTTTGACGATCTGCGCGGCAAGAAGATCGCAACCGGCCGCGGCTCGATCGGCCATCAGCTCATCCTCGCGGCGTTGGAGAAGAATGGCTGGAGCGCGGGCGACGTGCAGATCACGTTCCTCGCGCCGTCGGATGCGAAGATCGCCTATACCCAGGGCTCGGTCGATGCGTGGTCGACCTGGGAGCCTTATGTCAGCCAGGAAGAAGTGCTGTTCAAGTCGCGCCGCGTCATCACCTCGGAAGGCCTGACGCCGGGCCTCAGCTTTCAGGTGGCGCGGCCCGAAGCCATCCGCGACAAGCGCGCCGAGTTGACGGATTTCATCCGGCGCCTCACCGCTGCGCGGGCCTGGTCGATCAACAACGTGAACAGCTACGCCGAGACCTGGGGCAAGCTGATGAACATCCCAACTGCTGTGCCGCTCAACTGGCTCTCGCGCGCAAAGATCCGCATCGCGCCGATCGACCATAGCGTGGTTGTGGACGAGCAGGCCACGATCGATCTCTATTTTCGCTGGGGTCTGATCAAACAGAAGCTCGACGCTGCCGATATCGTCGATCGCTCCTTCTCGGACGCGATCGCCAAGGTGGGGCTCTGAGCCAATCTCTCTTGTCCCGGACGCGGCGCAGCGTGCAACGCTGTGCCGCTGAGCCGGGACCCATGCCGCATACCAGCTCTCTGCTACATAGGCCCCGGCTCAGCAGCGCACCACTGCGTGATGCGCTGCGTCCGGGGCGCGAAATCTCACGCGCTCCTCAAGCGTTCGTGAAGCGGGAACGGAGTTTCCCGCTG
This region of Bradyrhizobium sp. CCGUVB1N3 genomic DNA includes:
- a CDS encoding ABC transporter substrate-binding protein, whose product is MIRLMLAGALLFGSIDLAAAQTTLRVGDQKGNARAVMEAAGQLNDVPYKIEWKEFPAAAPLLEALSAGAIETGLVGDAPFTFAAASGAPVKAIAAIRQTREGLAILVPENSAIKSFDDLRGKKIATGRGSIGHQLILAALEKNGWSAGDVQITFLAPSDAKIAYTQGSVDAWSTWEPYVSQEEVLFKSRRVITSEGLTPGLSFQVARPEAIRDKRAELTDFIRRLTAARAWSINNVNSYAETWGKLMNIPTAVPLNWLSRAKIRIAPIDHSVVVDEQATIDLYFRWGLIKQKLDAADIVDRSFSDAIAKVGL